Proteins from a single region of Scatophagus argus isolate fScaArg1 chromosome 23, fScaArg1.pri, whole genome shotgun sequence:
- the LOC124055027 gene encoding LOW QUALITY PROTEIN: uncharacterized protein LOC124055027 (The sequence of the model RefSeq protein was modified relative to this genomic sequence to represent the inferred CDS: inserted 8 bases in 6 codons; deleted 3 bases in 2 codons; substituted 7 bases at 7 genomic stop codons): MALTFSTINERAGEDFKMDKTSVLLQKLCRDFKLLDCFKVMHPREEGFTWFSGDGARASRIDYILSRDCPPTDARLTPVFFSDHMXTCTLSLSYGVTAGKGLWKLNCSLLEDRELVSQYREQYKEWQTIQDFYDTHAQWXEMVKGRTQTFFRQAGKKKKDLRNXRMLGLQKRLLFYFRLRQQGMGFNEEIEQVKSEMSALAENQSKGVILRSKEKXKEKXLEEGEKCTYFFKKTISQSKSIPCLKTDNGIIAETTEEINQTVENFYSKLYKRKPLDKDTTEELLNFIEQTVKDSGLXSQDFTFDKLKKCICAFKRGKSPGEDELPLEFYLIFWDILAPDLLAVFMGFEHLDRLPDSFIVGIVTLLYKDKDKSDLKNWRPITLLNLDCKLFSKLLASLMSLFFXLIHPDQACAIPGRKITDSFVLIRDTICYARDQNLRLMVLNLDFEKAFDRVSHQYLFQVLQKMWFLERFIVXVGSLYEGTTSKFVINGHLTKAVNINCGVRQGCPLSALLYALCIEPLAQILRRDKQINGXRVPGNGGIKSKLFLYMNDLNILCSDLLSVNRTLDLTDWFGQASGSRLNRNKTNALLYGPXTATETAGLPVTVTDTDMKILGVKFDWERGGXNNWPDQVGKVKXRLGYWTLRQLNMEGKILITKAVILPLFLFVSSVFIPTERVLLDVERAIFYFLWSSKWEQLKRXRNEKHKGGKGVPDLYLFLISTYTAIYISAATAPSRNHKTAAMVRFWMGSYLQTLGLLTRDLRVPTAFNLPPAYASIQTFLTNFKLDKEDAKVLTNHKCLISVVQEREQVSPVPRLTFGEPSDVWRNVNHSALPNRLRDLLWMVAHEILPVRSVMHSQGMPTHSTCPQPGCGAPEPVRHLLWECSSAIELWALACSQKFLYLPAREVLSAQLVLYGVSQMKQAPTQDFTKQWLTLAAIKDTIWTSRNLLVRWRMQIPPVAVIQMAAAAVRMAVAAGGRPGTQPQRRRSSRTRCC; encoded by the exons ATGGCGCTCACCTTCTCAACCATCAAT GAAAGAGCAGGGGAAGATTTTAAAATGGATAAAACATCGGTTTTATTGCAGAAACTATGCAGGGATTTTAAACTACTGGACTGTTTTAAAGTCATGCATCCCAGAGAGGAGGGCTTCACCTGGTTCAGTGGTGATGGTGCCAGAGCCTCTCGCATAGACTATATTTTATCACGAGATTGCCCACCAACCGATGCTAGATTGacacctgttttcttttctgatcaCA ATACCTGCACCCTTTCACTCTCTTATGGTGTGACAGCTGGGAAGGGTCTGTGGAAACTCAACTGCTCCCTTTTAGAGGATAGAGAGTTAGTTAGTCAATACAGGGAGCAGTACAAAGAGTGGCAGACCATCCAAGACTTTTACgatacacatgcacagtggTGAGAAATGGTGAAAGGGAGGACCCAGACTTTCTTTAGACAggcagggaaaaagaaaaaagatttacGTAACTGACGCATGCTGGGACTGCAGAAAAGacta ttattttattttaggttgCGCCAACAAGGAATGGGTTTTAATGAAGAAATAGAACAAGTCAAGTCAGAAATGTCGGCTTTGGcagaaaaccaaagcaaaggtGTAATCCTGaggagtaaagaaaaataa aaagaaaaataattagaagaaggagaaaaatgcacatacttttttaagaaaacaatcAGCCAGAGCAAAAGTATTCCATGCCTAAAAACGGACAATGGAATCATAGCAGAAACAACTGaagaaataaaccaaactgTAGAAAACTTTTATAGTAAGTTGTACAAGAGAAAGCCCTTGGATAAAGACACCACAGAAGaacttttaaattttattgaACAAACTGTGAAAGACAGTGGGCTTTAATCCCAAGATTTTACCTTTGACAAGttaaagaaatgtatttgtgcttttaaaagAGGGAAGTCACCAGGAGAAGATGAGCTCCCCCTggaattttatttaatcttttggGATATTTTAGCACCTGACTTGCTTGCTGTTTTTATGGGTTTTGAACATCTCGACCGACTACCTGATAGTTTTATAGTAGGGATAGTGACTCTCctttacaaagacaaagacaaatctgaCTTAAAGAACTGGAGACCTATCACGCTCTTAAACTTGGACTGTAAACTTTTTAGCAAACTTTTAGCATCCCTTATGtccctgttttt tctgattcacCCGGATCAGGCCTGTGCCATCCCGGGGAGGAAGATCACGGACAGCTTCGTACTGATCAGAGACACCATCTGTTATGCGAGAGACCAAAACTTGAGACTCATGGTGCTAAATTTAGACTTTGAAAAAGCCTTTGATCGGGTCTCACACCAGTACCTTTTCCAGGTACTGCAAAAAATGTGGTTCCTGGAAAGGTTTATAGTCTGAGTGGGATCGCTGTACGAGGGAACTACCAGCAAATTTGTGATTAACGGGCATCTGACAAAAGCAGTAAATATAAACTGCGGTGTCCGTCAGGGTTGTCCCTTATCTGCCCTCCTCTACGCACTATGCATAGAACCATTGGCACAGATTTTGAGAAGGGACAAACAAATCAATGG AAGAGTCCCTGGGAATGGAGGAATCAAATCCAAGTTGTTTTTATACATGAATGATCTTAACATTTTATGCTCTGATCTTTTATCCGTTAACAGGACGCTGGACTTGACTGACTGGTTCGGACAGGCCTCTGGGTCAAGACTtaacagaaacaagacaaatgcCCTTCTGTACGGCCCGTAGACAGCGACTGAAACAGCGGGACTCCCTGTGACAGTGActgacacagacatgaaaatattgGGAGTAAAATTTGATTGGGAGAGGGGAG ATAACAACTGGCCGGACCAGGTAGGGAAAGTTA AAAGACTTGGGTACTGGACACTCAGACAACTAAACATGGAGGGGAAGATTTTAATAACCAAGGCAGTGATTTTACCTCTGTTTCTATTTGTCAGTTCTGTTTTTATCCCAACAGAGAGAGTGCTTTTAGACGTGGAACGAGCCATCTTCTACTTCCTATGGAGCTCCAAATGGGAACAactaaaga aaagaaatgaaaaacacaaaggaggaaaaggagtCCCGGacctgtatttgtttttaataagcACATACACAGCAATCTACATCTCAGCTGCAACGGCCCCATCCAGAAACCACAAGACAGCAGCGATGGTCCGGTTCTGGATGGGATCCTACCTCCAAACACTGGGACTTTTAACAAGAGATCTCAGGGTGCCTACAGCCTTCAACCTACCACCAGCCTACGCCTCCATTCAgacttttttaacaaattttaaaCTGGACAAAGAGGATGCAAAAGTTTTAACCAACCACAAATGTCTTATTTCTGTTGTGCAGGAGCGGGAACAAGTGAGCCCAGTGCCCAGGCTCACATTCGGTGAGCCCTCAGATGTTTGGCGCAACGTGAACCATTCTGCTCTCCCAAACAGACTACGGGACCTGTTGTGGATGGTGGCTCACGAGATCCTCCCGGTCAGGTCCGTAATGCACTCCCAGGGCATGCCGACGCACTCAACCTGCCCCCAACCAGGTTGTGGCGCACCTGAGCCGGTGAGGCACCTGCTCTGGGAGTGCAGCTCCGCCATCGAACTGTGGGCACTAGCCTGCTCCCAGAAATTCCTGTACTTGCCAGCAAGGGAGGTCCTCTCTGCCCAACTAGTGCTGTATGGGGTGAGCCAAATGAAGCAAGCACCAACTCAGGACTTCACAAAACAGTGGCTCACCCTAGCCGCCATCAAAGACACCATATGGACCTCCAGAAACTTGCTGGTAAGATGGCGCATGCAGATCCCCCCCGTGGCTGTGATCCAAATGGCCGCAGCAGCTGTGCGAATGGCTGTTGCTGCAGGCGGCAGGCCTGGGACACAgccacaaagaagaagaagtagtcGGACTCGTTGCTGTTGA